In Gossypium arboreum isolate Shixiya-1 chromosome 3, ASM2569848v2, whole genome shotgun sequence, the sequence AATACTGAATTAAAGCTCATTTGTTGTCTTTTTCAGGAGCGACAAGATGCAATGTATAAGTTGGTTGATGAAGACCTGGATCTTATGTTAGTTGTCGGTGGGTGGAATTCAAGCAACACCTCACACCTTCAAGAAATTTCAGAGGACCGTGGGATTCCCTCATATTGGATAGACAGTGAGAAGAGAATAGGTCCAGGAAACAGAATAGCTCACAAATTGAAAGTAAGTTTAAGTGCAAAGGAATCTAGTTCTTGATCAACTTCTAATTTTGTCAGCCTAGAAAAACGTATTCTCATTgctactttttattttaaattatgtgaATGCTGTATTATACCAGCATGGGGAGCTGGTTGAGACAGAAAACTGGCTACCAGAGGGTCCGATCACCATTGGTGTTACATCTGGTGCTTCCACACCAGATAAGGTAATTCTCTTTCATGTGGAATTTCATATTTCTACAATTTGGTTTACTTTTAGCTTGTTTGTTTGGACTCTTTTTTGTCTTTCATGTAGTCTATTCTAAATCCTTGGTTGACATAGGATAGAAAAGGGAAGAGGATGGAAAATGGAGGTTGAAAAAATTGaggaaaaaattattttcattagTGCTAGGTAGGAAGAGGAAAAAGTTTAAAGGGGAAAATAATAGGAAAAATGATCATTTTTCACTCTTATTTACAAAAATAGATCATTTCATATTGAAAAGATGGGGGAAGAGAAAATAAGGGTGGTTAAGTAAAATGTTGCATGCTTTCAAGAttgttattaattatttagaTTCATTTGTAAAATGATATAATCTTCGTTATTTTTGCTTTTGCTTTTTAACTTTACCAAAcaatttatgtttaaaaaaatCCTCCCACACCTTCTCTACCACACAGTAATAATAATTATCACCTGGTAAAAAGCCCTAGGGATCATTAGCAGTATTAACTTCACAGTTTGCAACTTTTTGGTTGTAGCTAATGCAGGGTTTGTCATACTATACTAGTTCTATTAACTTTATATTATATGGTTCTGTTAATAACACTACTTTGTTTATATTAtccaaattaatatatatttgtcTATTTGGATTAATCAGGTTGTCGAAGATGCCCTAATCAAGGTGTTTGACATAAAACGCGAAGAAGCCTTGCAAGTAGCATAAGTATAGGTTCACACAGGTGCATCAGCCAACAATGGGGGGCTCACAGGAGGATCCGACAGTGTAATCGCATATACCTACCCTTGAATTATAGTGTTGTATGTAACTATGTAGCATGAAATGTTTGATatatagggatcaatgtgagctCACAGTCTCGTACCCTCCCAGGGAGAACAGTAGTGTATCAAATCAGTATTTTATGTTAAAAGACATGCATGGAGCTAATAATTCTCCTATTTACTCTCATCTTTCCAGCACTATCTGTTACATGAATATTTCAGCTACATCTCAAAGAAAATATCAGTAGTTTTCATTATATTTGGCATATTATTGTAAACATCAAATAGGAACCATAAAGAATAATATTAACTATACAAAAATGTCAAGAAGGAGCCATAAAGAATGGTATTGCTATGAAAAAAAATAGTATTGGTAGTTTGAAGCATTAACTCATGACTTTCAATATACTATTTAGTGGGATGTGGAATTAGGGTTGGATTCTTTGTAACTATACATTTCATAAACAAATTTTGCTCCTTTGCTGCCAAGTTGTGGATTTGGTATTGTCCATGACTAGGGTTCTTAACATCTCAGTTGAATGCGTTGTTGCCTTCTTTGGTTTGACTGTAATTGAGATTGAACAATATCTTGAGTGTACCAGAAACTACAAAACTGTGGCTAGCTTGAATGCTCGTATTTTTGCCTTTCCGGCACCTTGAAAACTAGCCACCAATGTTATCTGGTTTCTTGGAAATGGATGACTCGACTATTTCAGGAACCTGATCAAGCAAGCGATTCATCTCATCTGGAAATTCAGCCTTGGCTCGGTTAGTCTTCCCTCCAACGATTACTGTTGTCCCATCTTGCAACGCCCATATCTATTatgccaaaaaaataaaaataaaaagagcaTACATAAACACATGATGATTCCAATCTAACATAAGAGTGCAATCACCGGTCAAagtaattatttcattttatcatTATCAGATTTTCTTCTCAAACAACATCAGTCATCTCTGTAATTTTGTCTTAAAAGATTTGCAGATGAGCTCATACTAGACAAATGTTTTTCACCTGTGCATGAGATAAATAACTGATGCAAGTTGTGAGCATTAGAGCACCAAATCCAGCATAGACTGCTGGGACCCCCGGATCGGTCTGAACAAAACAAGGTTTTATGTTAACAAAGacatgaaatttttatttaagagaAATCCCAGAATGCATAATACATGAAATCTTGTCACCTTCAAGTCAAGACCACTACTTCCGATTGCATCAACGATGACGATTTTCGTTCCATCAATCTCTATAGGAAGTTTAGAGTTAGGTCGTCGCACCCCAGCAAATTTCCCTTGTTTATCATATAGGACAATAGACTGCAGATCCCGAGCAAGCATCGATCTGAAGTTCCAGTTGATCAAGGGAACATGTTTAGATAACAATATAAGCATCTCAAAAAGCTATAAAACAAAGCTGCAAAAGATATATACATACATCCCTTTGACATTAGAAGAATCAGTGTCCCCTACTGGTAGAAACGTCCCGAAAAGCTTCTTGTCTCCATTGATCGTTAGAGGTGCCATTGCCAAATTGAATGGCCCTTCACCATCCTTAAGTATCTGCAGTGCCGAAAAACTCCAATCTGTCTGGTATATAGTAATCCCACCATATCTTAAAGGGTCATTTACACTCAGTGTTTTCCTCATTACTTCCTTCCCGTTCATATCGAACAATGATAGATCGGTGTGAAATTGTGAAACCTGAAACAGAAGGTCAAATAGGTTAAAAGAGAAGATCCCTGAATAAAGTTTGTATTGTGTCTTAAAAACATCGAGGCAGGGGCTGCTTTGGGGGCTTTGAAGGTTGTTGAGTCCAATGGTTGATTCGGTTTTTATGGTTGTATATTTCAATTGCTATGAAGAGCTTATGTACTTATCTCTACCAAACGATTCTGATTCCGTGTTTATGCGTCTTCAAACAGCAAGAAATAAACATTTACCTCTCCGCTATCGTAGTAGTCCATATAGAATTTGTTAACATGAACTTCAGTATTGAAAGCTTCGGTAGGGGTGGAAAGAAAGCCGGTTGGACCCAGTACATCTCCCATAACAAAATTGAGTCCCTGCGGAACAGTGACCGACCCTCGGAAGCTCCCTGTTGCACTAAGTGTTCCACCTGCCATTATCAGCAGCATTGCTAAATGTACTCCGATTGGTGCAAACCGACCAGCCAGTCCCTTAAAAGCATATAATGATGGCCCTTTCAAGAAAACCTGTATTAATCAAACCATGTACATAGAGGCAACACATCAAACATGATGACCATGCTTATAAGAGTTCAAATATGATTCAATGTTAGTATTTGCAGTAACTTAAAATGGCAAAGAAGAGGAAAATACAACCTCATATTCAGCTCCCATGAGAATAACACCCAAATCACTAACCGATGCTTGAGGAAGGGTATCTGAGAATTCTTGCTTTCGGATGCTATCAGCTGACTGCAAAAAGCTCCATCTGCACACAATGGTGATTTTCAGTAAGTACAAAAATGTCTCTAAAACgttccccccaaaaaaaaaaaaaagaaaagacaaGAAATTGCTATAAAACATCAAACCTTCTTGCGACCTTAACAAGTGGGATTTGTGTAGTGTAAGTGCAAGCCATAAGTGATGTACCAAGAAGAATCAAAGTTCCAAGGAAGACGGGGGATGAAAACATATGATCAAATCCAAGGGTAAGAACCCATCTCCAAGTGAAGAACCCAAAAATTGGATTTTCTTCAGGGTACTTTTGGAAATAGTATTCAGGGGATTCCCCTTGATCAATTGCAGTACCTAATTGAAAATTCCAAGCATCAAgttcacatttttacaaaacaAAAGAAACTAAAAATCAAACTTTTTCCCATTTTGGAAACCTTATTTACTTACCAAGAGCCATAAGGCCAGCAACAGTGAACATTTCACCAATAGCCAAAGGCAAGTTAGACAAGATAGCCAAAACTCTTTTGGGAAATTTCTTAATAACCCCCCAAGCTTTTCCTCCACCCTTTGGCTTTGCTTTAATTTCCTCATTACTCAGTTCTGGAGCTGAATCCGTTAATACAATCTTCTTAGATATGTTCTTCCCATCGTTTTTACGACCTTGAGAGGTTTTCACTTTGCAAGTAATGGTGATTGAGAGAGGTCTCCTGTTGAAGGAACTATGGGGTTGAGGATTAAAATTAGAATGAAGAAAAGAGAGTTTAAAGAGATGGGTTTTTGGTATAAAGAGATTTGGGGTTTTTGATGGGTTTAACAGAGTTTCCATTGATGGATTTCGTGAACTACACACAGTCTCTTGTTTTTGGATAGGAAGTGTTAGTTAAAAGATAATTGTTTTCTTTTTTGGGGGTCGTGTAATAATAACGACCGTTTGCTGTTGGCTTATCCTAAGCATGgtattttttatatatggtgAAATAGTCCTTCTATTATAGGGTCTtaatcaaattagtccctttgagcaatttaattgttaaaaatACTTTTCCAGTCCCTTTCAATTTTGATATTGAGCAAATTGGTTCTTCTCAAAAAAAATTGGTGCAATTTAATCTCTGCTAATTTTGAAAGTGAACAAACTAAGGATAATGAATCACAAAGTTAATCTTGTCAATTatacataattttgattggtataataataaatttagctctcgATGTTTATATTTGCGTAAATGTTGACAATGTGTAAATGTTGCAAGCTAAATGTAttaaattaggatcaaattgacaaAATGTGTAAATGTTGTAGGCTAGATTTGTTATTACTAATAAAAAATGTACTATTGACGAAAAAACATTAACGTTGTGATTAATTGTCTTTCGTTGCTCATTTTTGAAACCGATAATATTAAATTACTCTGATTTTTTTAGAGAGACTAATTTACTTGATATCAATTTTGAGAGGGATCGTagaggtatttttaccaatttaaTTTATGTAAAGTCAAATTTGAACATAGTTAACATATATTGTTTTAAAAATGACAtgaattttttttccatttataatttaattttaaataaaatgttttatttacAGAATTATAAAaagctttcaaaatataatattagttaaaaataataaatatctttgttgaaatttaatcttatttaattttaaaaaataatataagaaataaattaatttatttaacaatAAAGAGACTAATTTAATCTAATCTTTATAATAAAGGTACTATACATTCACCTTTTCTCTTtccattttttattaaatttctaaaattctcaatattttaaaatttgaataatatttataaaaatatatatatgcaaatacaATGTAAACACAAGTACATTGTAACTATAATATAGTAaagataatttaaaataaaactcacACATAATCAATTACtctcataataaaatttaatttttttgaataatttcacTATAAATTCTAATCATATTTATTCTTTTAACATAATATCTATAAttacatataatttattttaatctataaataagagaataattcATCTTAACGTATTCTAAAACATTAAATATTCAGATTCCAAAATTTTAACTTCTACCATAAACTCAAAAATTTATCAATAATAAAAAGAAACACAATTCAATAAATAATTGATTAAAGAATTGTGGGACATATAAATTGAAAGTTGGAACCCTTATGAAGTTAGGTTGAAGTTAGATTTTTAAGGTAAGGGACAAGACAGTAGTAGATTGTTACCAGCTTTTATGCTTGATTTGATAGGAACTCatgtaaattaaatttttaattatttgttctttttacattaatttttatatcataatcataattaaaatgttTTGTCATTTTCTTTATATTATCAAATCTTATCCAAAGCTTATAAATTGTCATCTGTGTTTACTCCTATACCCATAATGGTTAACTTATTCTTTGatgtatatattttcttttcaatttcatctttatttttaaaaagcCAAAAAGAATCAaagtatttttaattaaaatgttgattaaaacattaattattaACGATTTTAACATGTAATTTATGTGGTAGTATGAGAATTATTATATGAAACTGTGATTCTACATCATACATATTCTCTTTTCAATAAGAAAATGACAAATCAAATTTTTTCTTCTTGATTTCTAGCAATTTCTagtttgatttgaatttttttcaaaaggAAAAAGCTGAAATCAAGAAGAAAAATCTAATTTGTCATTCTCTTATTAAAAAGGGATAGGGGTGACATGGAATCACAGTTTCATATAATCCATTCTTATGATAGTCTATGTATATTTTATGCTAaactaataatatttttttatgtcacattaacaaatgatttaaaaaattataaaaaaatttaaaaagttaaaTCACTTTTTGGGGTTTGAACTTAGCAACACTCCCACACAGAGGCCTCAACATTTTTTGTCTAAGTTAATCACTAAACTTCACAATTTTTTCCACGTTGGTGTCTAAATTTTTATCCAAGTTAGTCTTTGATATTTTCTTAAAAACCCCAAAATTTAGGTCCTAATACGGGAATGATTGTCAAATTCATGGCCCAATATGGGAACCATTGTGAAGCTTAGGGACTAACTTAGACAACAAAATTTCAAGCTCTAATATGAGAACAATTGCCTAGCTCGGACCCTAATATAGGAACAATATTTAAGTTTAGAGGCTAACTTGAATAAAAAGAATTCAAATCTCAATGTGAGGGTTATTGCTAAGTTTAGGCCTCAATTGTGATTTAAccccaaaaattatataaagttcataattaaaaaaaaaacatgaaatacACATATTATCATGGGTTACCTCACCAATATCttaaaaatttaatcttttaatcaatatttttatttaaaataataatttaattattttttaaaaattaaacctCAAACTGAactaaaaaataaagaataaatattaaattaacaaaaaatctaaaaactaaaattattattttcatataacaaaacCTAGGAGAGCTGAGTTTAACAATAATGATGAAAGGCTGAAAAGTGAAAAATTACACAATTGAAACAATATTCAATAATTACATATACGGGAAAAAAAACATTTCCAAACTGGAAAATAACCTGACAAACAAACATGTAATATCGAAAACATAAATACTGCAAATCAATCAAACATGgatcatttttctttttttgttgttgttagcAATAAATTTTCCGTTGTTGGGATGTTTTATAATTCTTTGAAGAACAACAGTCCTTGCTCTTCTAACATCTCTGCTACAAATATCAGCTTGTTGTCCTAAATCTTCCACGTTCTTCATAAACATCCCCAGTTTCTCTTTAATTTCATCGATCCCAATTTTCACAGCTTCTTCTTCAACTGCAAAATCTGCAGTTTTCAACATGGATTCAATCTCAATCTCCAATCTATCAATGAGGATTCTTATGTTATCCAAATCTTTAATGGCAACGTATGTTCCTGCTTGCATCGAACTAATCACTTCCTTTTGTCCTTTCAATGCGTTTTCGTAGTTTTTCCATAAAGAATCAATCCATTTCCCCATCGAACCTAATGGGATTGATGCTGCAGCTGCGAGAGCCGCTGCCACCGGTGGTGCAGCCATGGCTGCCGCCACGACGGAACATATCAAAACAGTGGCGAACGTAGCGACAAATATCATACTAGACACCTTCCGCCATGCATGTATGTACCTTAGCTTCTTATCGAGCTTGTTCTTACGAAGTTGTAATTTTTCAAGCATTGCCATTTGTTGTTTATAAACAGATtgaaatatttgaaagaattcttCGGTGAATGGATCTCCGGCCGCCTTGAAGTTCTTCAACTCTTCTAATGTTCTCGCGTATTTAATTTCACTGCCACTATCACGGCCGCCAGTTTCTGTTTCCTCATCAAACTGTTGTAATGCGACGAGGATCAGTAACTGACTGTCGCGCGCACGTTTCAAACACTTCTCTAATGCCGAGCAAAAATCGAGTGTTTTCAAGCTGTTGTCGAAGTATTCTTCGACTAGCTCGAACAGTTCTTGGTTCTTCCATATGTCTTTCTTAAATTCCAAGATAACTTTAACGATATCTTGGTTCATTTCTAAAAGACAGTCGGTTACCTCTTTTAATGAATCGAATGAAAGTGCTCGGACTTCGACTCCTACTGCAAGTGTGTTGATCACTTGATTTGTTCGAGCTTGGACGTTAGTGTCGAAGGTCTGCAACTCCATGTCGAGCTTACAAGCTGCTTCGTAGGAACTCAGTTCGGTCGTGGAATGTAAATTACTGCTAACATTCATAGCCGCCGATAATGATGTTGTTTCAGATGCCTTCTTGCTGGTATGATTTCCCATGATTACTGATTTAAATTATGAGCTGAATACCAGAAAAATAAATGggatttatatatgtataaaaacaaaaaaacaaattgGAACAAGAACAAGATCTCTACTTTACCAAACTAAACCGCCCCACTAAAGAAAAATCAGATTTTGAAcagtgtttttaatattttatatagaaAAGAACCCAAAAAAAGAGAAAATCTAGAAAACCCAGAGAGGAAAACAAAGAAGAAGACTTTGAATCTTATGATGAGAAGATAAATATGAAGAGTTGATAGGGTTTTGTCTTGGAGAGAAAGAAAGCAATTAGTGATGAAGATAAATaggtgaaatgaatgattgacgAAGAATCTTAAAGAGACTTAAACCGTTAAGAAGCAAGAGATTGTgagaaaaactaaaaataaaaaaaattagagcTTTAGGGCTGGGGAATGGGAATTGTTTTTGTTTAAAATATAAAGAGATTTTTCATTAGAGAATAGCTTGCACGCATGAGaaaattgaaattttgggacATGGAAAGGGAAACGCGGGAAGCAAGGTGTTTTTCTCTTTCTATCTCGTAATTAAACTAGTTTTCTCTGTTTACAGTTTTCACGCGCTAAAGGTACGGCCCAACAAAAAGAGGAGAACTTTGCTATGGTTAAAGTTTGAACTGTTTTACAAAATATgaggataaaatttaaattttgagttattttaatcaaattttaagttcatgttgagttaaattttataatttaaataatttaaataatagattagtataaatatcttttaatttctgtcaattttaaaaataattaaattgatctctttcaataaaatcacaaaaaaaattaaaaataatttttaaaaatccaaatatttattaaaatttaaaatatttataaaaattttaaaatatataaaatattctaAAAGAATAATTTTAGGACCTAAATGAATTAATGATTCAAATTTATGATacttatcttatttttattattatcttgattt encodes:
- the LOC108475776 gene encoding UPF0496 protein At4g34320-like; its protein translation is MGNHTSKKASETTSLSAAMNVSSNLHSTTELSSYEAACKLDMELQTFDTNVQARTNQVINTLAVGVEVRALSFDSLKEVTDCLLEMNQDIVKVILEFKKDIWKNQELFELVEEYFDNSLKTLDFCSALEKCLKRARDSQLLILVALQQFDEETETGGRDSGSEIKYARTLEELKNFKAAGDPFTEEFFQIFQSVYKQQMAMLEKLQLRKNKLDKKLRYIHAWRKVSSMIFVATFATVLICSVVAAAMAAPPVAAALAAAASIPLGSMGKWIDSLWKNYENALKGQKEVISSMQAGTYVAIKDLDNIRILIDRLEIEIESMLKTADFAVEEEAVKIGIDEIKEKLGMFMKNVEDLGQQADICSRDVRRARTVVLQRIIKHPNNGKFIANNNKKRKMIHV
- the LOC108476029 gene encoding cytochrome c biogenesis protein CCS1, chloroplastic, producing the protein METLLNPSKTPNLFIPKTHLFKLSFLHSNFNPQPHSSFNRRPLSITITCKVKTSQGRKNDGKNISKKIVLTDSAPELSNEEIKAKPKGGGKAWGVIKKFPKRVLAILSNLPLAIGEMFTVAGLMALGTAIDQGESPEYYFQKYPEENPIFGFFTWRWVLTLGFDHMFSSPVFLGTLILLGTSLMACTYTTQIPLVKVARRWSFLQSADSIRKQEFSDTLPQASVSDLGVILMGAEYEVFLKGPSLYAFKGLAGRFAPIGVHLAMLLIMAGGTLSATGSFRGSVTVPQGLNFVMGDVLGPTGFLSTPTEAFNTEVHVNKFYMDYYDSGEVSQFHTDLSLFDMNGKEVMRKTLSVNDPLRYGGITIYQTDWSFSALQILKDGEGPFNLAMAPLTINGDKKLFGTFLPVGDTDSSNVKGISMLARDLQSIVLYDKQGKFAGVRRPNSKLPIEIDGTKIVIVDAIGSSGLDLKTDPGVPAVYAGFGALMLTTCISYLSHAQIWALQDGTTVIVGGKTNRAKAEFPDEMNRLLDQVPEIVESSISKKPDNIGG